Sequence from the Miscanthus floridulus cultivar M001 chromosome 16, ASM1932011v1, whole genome shotgun sequence genome:
TATGCAGGGCAGTGTCCTGAATTACAAAGGATTGAAAGACGCATTGTCTCGCAATGCACCCATTGAGTGGGTGTCATAGAAACTGGAGCGCATTTGCTTTGGTCCATACAAAAATAAGAAATCATTTAGGCTATGACAGGCTGCAAATTGATGTATGTGCATTATAATCTGAAACTGTGCATCCAACGATTCCACGCTCACTTCCAAAGTTTCCAAGGAAAAGATCCTGATCCATGTAGCATAAGTGCATAACAATAGATTTTCATAGGAAGGTAGCTGAATTAATTGGTAAAAAGACTTCGATGTCTTCTCAATGGAACACTTATTCATGCAGGTAACAGGAATGGACTGCTCTGAAATTTTGTTCAGTTAGTGTCTCTTTGCATCCACTCTAAAAGATTGCACAACGTGATTAAACCCCAAGTACCAGTGTTTACAAATTTTAATATATCTACTGTATTTTACTGTTCTCATGACCacacttttatatatatatattatagctCCCTAGCCCGCGCAACTGCATGGATTCCTGCTAGTTTCATTATGTTTCTCACTCTAGTTGTCCACCCATTAAGCAATTGAATTGCATTACTCCCTTTGTCCCAAACAAATCAATTCTTAGAATCCTTACAAGTCAAACTATGTTATGTtcgactaactttatagaaaacaATAACAGCATCTATCATATAAAATaagcatattatgaaaatatattctatggtatatctaattatactaatttgatgtcataatTCTTGATGacttttttctataaattcgatcaaagttaaaaaaattgacttaagatAACTTTAGTAACTTATTTATCTAGAGCCATAGTAAATATGTTTCTCGCTCTAATCATCGTCCATCTTCTAGTCATCTAACTCAATTGCATTATGTTTTTCACTATAATGTCCACCTTCTAATCGTCTAACTATTCGTGATGAGTCATCGAATGACCAGAAAAACTAATTGGTCTAATCAGGCCATAGCTCCTAGTCGAGGCCAGAATAATGACTAATCGCCATTCGTGATAGGATGCGGGTGTCTGTCCCTCCGAACGCCCCGCACCCGCACTCCGCTGGTTGCTTCAGAGTGTCACTCGTCTTCTCCAGCACAGCTGCGCAGGCCTGCTTGCCGCAGGCAGCACCCCCGCCAGTCGTGGCCTTCTCCAGCGCGACGGCGCCACACCTGCGCCCATCCCTGACTGCTCGCGCGTCTCATCCCTAGCTCCTCCGTGCCCCCATCCCTGGCTACTCCGCGGTCCGTGCCATCATCCCGTGGCGTGCCTCCATCCACCTCGCCCATCGCGGAAGGGGAGGTAGGGAGGCATGTGCCTTCGCCTGGGGAGGCTGGCGCCCCCATCAACCTCACATGTTGGCAGGAAGGGGAGGCCTGCGTCTGAGTGTACGCTGGGCTGTTGACATCCCCTGACCAGTGCATATTACAagagtatgttttaagtgtttcagatgtttcagaggtatattgtaagtgttgtatatcgatgttgcaaaagtagatcggaacattgcacatgttgtaatggctatacacgtatgtttcaagtgtatgtttcatctgttccagatgtatgttgcaagtgttttatcaggatattgcatatacatgcatgttgcaagcatatgtttttaGGTGTTTTATACGTACGTTTGCAAGTGTTccatcgggatgttgcatatgattgcaatggttttcaaatattttcaggcgttttcgcaagtgtttcatttgCCCTTTTTTTATGTTGCAGCCGTTGTATCTGAATGTTTTAAAACTAGATCAGGTGTTGCATATAGGGCTAGATATCGAGCCAGCtccgctcggctcggctcgttaatatTACGAGGTAGAGCGGcagctcagctcagctcagctcgTTAGCAAGCTCAagttggctcgtttagctcgcaagctactaaaaaaataggacacacatgtttataatgttcatGCCACAATAATTTCAGAAGGTAACGTTCACCATTATGCAACtatacatgattaatacatattAGATTCATCAAAAGGATCAACCTTGCAACATAGCTGGTTCATCCATAAATCATGCAGTTTCAACATACTTACTAGTTGCTTGCTACCacagacttagaaaagtccacaaatttaatgtcagcatcatcttctccctggaaaacaatccataaatcaacatttaagtaccacaataattataaaatcaaaattcatatgaaacatcTAAAAATAAGGATTACATATCAATAGAATATATGTACACTTCTAGGTCAGTATCATCATCTTCTGAATTCATGGTCGTGGGCTGATAGGCCTTAGCTCGTTTGAGCTCATGAGCAGCCCgtgagctggctcgttaaaacaGCGAGCTAGACTTTCAGCTCAGCTCGtgaaaaaaaagttaaaacgagccgagccgaaaaCGAGTTGAGCGAGTTGGCAAGCCACGAGTATTTTGTCTAGCTCTAGTTGCACATGAGATACGCACGGGAAGTTGCTTGCGGCGCAAGCAACATTCGAGGCAGCGTGGGCGATGTCGCACAGGACATCCAGGACAGCATGGGTCCACTGCTGGTGCACTCACACGTGAGCCCAAGGCGCTAGGCGCTGCCGTCGGAACGCCGGGCGCTAGGAAGTCCGATCACGATTTATTCGACAACTTAGGCCGTGTTTGGTTTGTACGTGAgttcctaaaattcctgtcatatcaaatgtttagatatatgcatagatttttaaatatagactaattacgaaattaattacataacttgcgactaatttacgagataaatcttttaagcctaattagtccatgatttgacaacatgatgctacagtaaacatgtgctagcgacagattaattaggcttaaggcttacaaattagcctccatctgtgtaattagttttataattaatctatatttaatgctctttattagtatctaaacattcaatgcgacatgaattttaggagcaactaaagaaccaaacactccCTTAATAACACTGGCCAACAAACATCTAGCTGCAACTCTTTTctttttcaaatattatttttccatgctGTATATGTTTCCTGATGATACAGACCATGTGGGGCGCCATGCCAACGATGGCAAAAAAGAATGATTTAGTAAAGAATGATTATGTTACTGTTACATTCAGGCCGAAAAGCTCTGGAGCTCATAATCTTATTTTCTGAAGACACTCCTTACGTCAAACCTGAAGCGGCCCAACAGGGAGCAAGTGAAGCCATGTACTCCAGGCGGATGCGCTTGCCTCGCCAACAATGCAGCTCGCTCCTTGAACCGTGCTTCAGCTGGGAATTCCCCAACTAGGTCTAAAAAGTAAAGAGGCTCGCATTAGCTGGTGCATGATGTCTCAACCTCGCCATTAGTTGCTTCATCTTCGACAAGGTCGCTCGATATGGCTGACGGTATCCTGTGCCGTTTGAGGACCCGGGGTGTGGCAAAAGCCTTGCGTTCTGGTATTTCAGAACAATGACTCTTTCATCGTCCAAGTCAAACCTTAGGTTTTCTTCGGTGCAGCCTTCCACGAGGCTGCCCAGGTGCTTCAGATTTTCAACCTCCACACCATTTACCTTCTTTACCTGACCATGTGATATTAGGCAGCTTGATTATTCAGGACATATGCCAGATAGCTTGGGTAGTGGGTAGCTGGGTACCAGGGGATATACGTATAGTAGAGTACCATACCTGTAGTTCAGAAAGCCTTTCATAACCGACATTGATATCATCCATTAGAACCTGAAACACAAATATTCAGTACAAAGGTAAATTTATCTAAAGTTAATGGAAACAGCATATGCAAAATGTTTCACATTGAATACTGAAAGGGTAAACAGAAATGTAAGAGGGTCGCAAATTAATGGAATAATACCTGAGATAGGATAACTAATTGCTCACCAGCCTTCTTTGGAAGCTCTCTTAGTGCCCGTTCACATAATCGGCGTGGTGAGGCATTATACCAGTCTTCTCCAAATTCATGGAGATAAGGCTGGGTAAGTGGGATAAAAACAAAACCAGCAAATATGTAGTAGCTTGGTAATTTggactgggactaaaggttgcaGCTGCATAATAAACAACACAAATCCGTAAAAGATCAGTTCCAATTTCAAATGTCAATAAGCTCTATGGCTCTAGCATAAGATAGAAATAGTGGGACTAGCTGCAGTTTTCTGGGCTCTATGGAAAGGGAGGAATAATGTTTGTTCTGAAAAGAAAAGGACGAAATCTCCTACTGAGATAATCAGTTCACTCCGTTTGTTCATTTCATATTGGGCAGGGCTGCATAATCCAGAGAGCTGTAATGAGCTTGAGCAAGGAGCAGAAGTACTCAAGACTTTAGCGCTGTAGTGTCATCAACAAGGCCAGCAGCAAGGAGTCAAGGAGACCCAGTGATCCAAGATGGTGTGATCAGTTGAAGTCTTGAAGATTGCGACTGTAACACGAATGCTGTTTGATCTCGCCAATGACGTTGCCATTTTTCGCTAGTGACATCTTTGTTCTATCCATATTTAGTTCTGTGTGGCTCTAACTTCTTTCTGTCATTGTGTTGTTAAAGGTCTAAACTCTGTAATATGGTTCACAGGTGACTGGTTTAAGCTCAAGCCCTGGGTGCTTGAGTTTAATCAGGTATTGTATTAGGTAAGAAGCAGTGATAAACAGGTGAAACTTTGTCATTTAGTTACTTTATAAGTAATGGAATTCGGGTTCACCCGCTATGGAAAAAAATGATGTGTGCAAAGAGAAGGCCTGTGAGAGTTGTGTAGAATACAATTTGGTTCAATTTTGTGTGCTACTACGACCTACATAAGAGATGACTTCATCTCTGCACCCTTTCAACTACTTAGATAGGCCAACATGGGTCCAAAATAGGCCCATTGACTAATGTAATGAATTCAGTAATGTACAAACGTACAATTATTTGTGGGTGAGTTATGGAACTGATAGTAAGTATTGCCGTATTGAGCGCTGTCCGCTGGGCAGGTTGAGTCTATTACCAGTAGCATGGCAAAAATTGGTGTGAAGGTAAACTAGAAATAGCAACAGAATATCGCTAGTATATTTGCTAATCAACGAGCAGTCATAAATTGCACCCATATTATCAAAGGTACAGATTGAAATCAAATGTAATGAGGTTGCAAGGACTCACAGGTCTAAGTGTTACTCTCAATTCTTGCTCTTTACCATCTCGTAATACTTTGAGAACAGCTGTTTCTTCAGGTTTTTTCATGGACACCAGATGATCAAAGGTGATTCTCTCTCTATTCCGGAATGGAACTGGAGGTATTAAATAATGGACAAACTTCAGTAGTTGATTCTGAGATCCATATGTCTCAAAATAGTTCAGACAGATTCACTGATTTGCACAAAAGCAGTATGCAAAAACATGCACCAAGGGCATGGATGTGCATGTGTTCAAACAATAATTGTGTGCTAGATTCCATAACAAATACTCCCTACAGTCAACAATAGTTGGCGTGTCAAATATTGTTGACTGGAGGTAAGTGAAAGGTaaatgaaataaacaaaataTGTGGCATAAAGTTGTTGTTAATGCATATTGAAGTAGTGCATAAGTAGAAACTTATAAGCTCACCTGTGCCATCATTTGCGATAGGCACACCATCAAACTCAAGAAGGATGTCATCCTTCTTCAAAATCTTGTAAGCATCAGATAGAGGGTTTATTCTACTAACTAAAACTCCAGTCATTTCAGGCCGCATCCCAAAGCACTCTCTTAACTGAATATTTTCAGTAGCCTGGCAAGATACTCCAAGAGTACAAAACCCAGAATATTTACCGCTCTCTTCTACTCCAGAAATGAAACGCTTAATTACGGGCACCGGTATGATATAACTGCCAAAAGAAGAAGACAGGAATAAGAAAGGAATTCTAGTAAAAGCAACAGGTTCATTTGATTTAAAAGGGAATATTTAAGGACTCACCCAATGTTTTCCGC
This genomic interval carries:
- the LOC136510948 gene encoding LOW QUALITY PROTEIN: protease Do-like 10, mitochondrial (The sequence of the model RefSeq protein was modified relative to this genomic sequence to represent the inferred CDS: inserted 2 bases in 1 codon; deleted 2 bases in 1 codon); translation: MLAAARSLRRLSSSSSSSVRALRRVLHVPVAGFVIPGRSIVTNAHVVADHTFVVVRKHGSPTKYKAEVQAVGHERDLALLTVESEEFWDGVNSLELGDIPFLQEAVAVVGYPQGGDNISVTKGVVSRVEPTQYAHGATQLMAIQIDAAINPGNSGGPAIMGDKVAGVAFQNLSGAENIGYIIPVPVIKRFISGVEESGKYSGFCTLGVSCQATENIQLRECFGMRPEMTGVLVSRINPLSDAYKILKKDDILLEFDGVPIANDGTVPFRNRERITFDHLVSMKKPEETAVLKVLRDGKEQELRVTLRPLQPLVPVXKLPSYYIFAGFVFIPLTQPYLHEFGEDWYNASPRRLCERALRELPKKAGEQLVILSQVLMDDINVGYERLSELQVKKVNGVEVENLKHLGSLVEGCTEENLRFDLDDERVIVLKYQNARLATPRVLKRHRIPSAISSDLVEDEATNGEVETSCTS